The following is a genomic window from Moorella sp. Hama-1.
AGGAATTCATGGTGTTATTTTTGATGAAAACCAGCGGGGGGCCATAAGGGGGCGGCTGGTTTTTTCTATTCCTTTTTATCCTGGTTTTGTCTTTTGACTGGAGGAGGGTTGCATTGTTGGCTGCGGCGACAGAAAAGTTAGAGTTACGCCGGGAGGTCACCGTCTGGGGCTCCTATATGTGGGGTTACGCCGATGTCGGTGCCGATATCTACGCCGCCCTGGGCCTGGTCATGCTCTGGGCTAAAGGGGCTACCGGCCTGGCCTTCGCCCTGGCCGGGCTGGTGTATATTATGATCGGGCTGGCCTATACCGAACTGGCCGCTACCTACCCCGTGGCCGGCGGGGGGCAATTCTTTACCCTGCGCGGGCTGGGCGATTTCTGGGGCTTTGTGGCCGGATCGGCCTTATTACTGGACTATACCATCGATATTGCCCTCTTTGCTACTGCTTCCGCCGGCTATATCAACTTCTTTTTGCCTTATCTATTTGGCATCAATGTTGATTCCCTGGCTATTAGCATCGGGCCCCTGCACCACGTCAACCTGGTCTGGATGGCCGAAGCCCTGGTCCTGGTAATCTTTCTTATCGCCCTCAATATCCGGGGGATGCGGGAATCCTCATTGCTCAACGAAATCCTGGGAGCCATTGATATCCTGACGGAATCGACCATTATTGTCTTTGGCTTCCTTTTTGCCTGGCGGCCGGAACTCCTGGCCCACCAGTGGCTCACCCAGTTCCCCACTTTTAAAGAATTTGCCTACGGTTCCTCCCTGGCCATCATCTCCTTCGTCGGCCTGGAATCCATTTCCCAGGCGGCCCAAGAAACCAAACGGCCGGCAACGGTTGTGCCCCGGACCTCTGTCGGCCTGATCTTCACCGTATTTATCTTTGCTACTGCTTTTTCCACCATGAGCCTGGGGGTCCTGCCCTGGCAGGATATTGCTGAGGCCGTCGGCGACCCGGTGGCTACCCTGGCCCATGCCATCCCCTTTATTGGCATTATTGCCGGCCCCTTTGCCGCCCTACTCGGGGCCACCATCCTGCTGATCTCGGCCAACTCCGGCGTCATGAGTGCCTCACGGCTTACCTTCGCCATGAGCCAGTTTCACTTTATCAGCGACTGGTTCAATGCCGTCCACCCGCGTTTCCGGACCCCTTACCGGACCATCCTGGTCTTTTCCGGCATCGGCGTCCTGCAGATTGTCCTTTCTTTCCTGACGCCCAACGCCATGGATACCCTGGGTAATATGTATGCCTTTGGTGCTACCACCGGCTATATCCTGGTCTTTATCGCGTTAATCAAGTTGCGTTTCACCGACCCCTATGCGCCCCGGCCCTATAAAGTGCCCTTAAACATCAAAATCAACTACCGCGGCCGGACGGTGGAGTTCCCCCTTCTGGGGGTTATCGGTACCCTGGGAATAAGCACCATTCTCTTTGAAGTCATCCTGACCCATGCCATCGGCCGTATCGCCGGCCCGGCCTGGATCCTCCTCTGTTTTATTTATTATTTCTATTATCGTCGCAAGCATGGCTTCCCTGTCTTCGGTAATATACCCCGGGATTGGGAAAGCCAGCAACTGAAAGTCCTGGAGGCAGCCGAGGAGTACGACCTCCTGGAGGAGTACAAACAGGCCCTGGCCGAAAGGGACCGCAGGGAGGCTGTCGCCCATGGCAGCTAAAAGAAGCAGCCGGAAGGATTGCCAATCCCTCACCTGGCGTGATTACTACCAGATGGTGACCACCCTGGCCATGCTGTTCCTGGGACCGACCATCTGGGTCCGGGCCCTGGCCCATCCCAGCCCCATGGCCTGGGTAGTCGGCGCCGGTTTCCTGGGCCTCGGGATTTACCGCGCCCTGGCCTTCATCCGTTATTTCACCCGGCGCCACAAGGAGGTCCGCGCATGACGGCGATTCATACCCATCCCCTGGGTATTTTTCTGGCCCTGGTTTTTATCGTCAGTATGGGACGCCTTTTCTGGTGGATGCTGCATGTACCGCCGGCCGTTCCCTATGAAGTCGCCCATGTCACCAGGACTATCCAGGCCGTAAAACGGATCCTGGTTCCGGTGGTAGACAGCGATTATGCCCGCAGGGCCATTGAACTGGCCTGCCGTCTGGGGGCCGAGCAAAAGGCCGAGATTTTCCTGCTGGCTGTCCTGGAGGTCCCCCTGACCTCGCCCCTGGGCATAGCCCTGCCGGAAACAGAGGCTCGCTTAAACGAAGTCCTGAAGAAGGCTGCGGAAATCGTCAGCTATCATAACCTGCCCAGCAGGACCAGGATTATCCGGGCGCGGACAGCCGGTACCGGCATCCTTCAGGCCGCAGCCGAGGAAGAGGTGCAGTTGATCGTTATTGGCGTCCGGCCAAAACGCCAAATCGGTGGCCTGGGAAGCACTTCGGAATGGCTGTTGCGCCGGGCCACCTGCGAATTATTGATTGACCGGCAACCTGCATAGGGGGGTATTATTATGCGTGTTATAATCATCGGCTGCAGCCGGCTGGGGGCCAGCCTGGCCGTCCAGTTGGCTGCTGCCGGCCATGAGGTTAGCATCATTGATGCCAAAAGCGAGGCCCTGGAACGCCTGCCCCACGATTTCCCCGGCCAGGTCTATCAAGGGGTAGGTATTGATCTGGAACTCCTGACCCGAGTGGGGGCGGATAATGCCGATGTTCTCATCGCCGTTACCGATCGGGACAGCGCCAACCTGGTTTCAGCCCAGGTAGCCCGGGAAAAATTTCATATTCCCCGGGTCATTGCCCGGGTCTATGATCCCAAGGCTGCCAGTGCTTACCGGGCCATGGGGTTGGATATCTTCTGTCCGACTACCCTGGGTATTGATTATGTCATGGCTCAACTGGGGGGTGCAAAATAATGTATGTTATAGTAGCCGGTGGTGGTAAGATCGGCTTTAACCTTACCAAAACCCTCCTGGACGGTGGTCAGGAAGTCCTGCTAATCGAGAAGGACCCGCGCAAATCTCGCTGGCTGGAGGACCGCCTGGGCCAGGTAGTTCTCCGGGGCGATGCCACCGAGGTGGCTACCCTGGAAGCAGCCGGGGCCAAACGGGCCGACGTAGTGGCCGCCGTAACCGGTTTTGATGAAGATAATATCATGATCTGCCGGCTCGCCCAGAAGGTCTTCGGGGTCAACCGGGTCATCGGCCGGGTTAATAACCCCCAGAATGAAGACGCTTTTCGCCTGCTGGGCATCAATAATATCATCAACAGCACCCTGCTTATTTATCGCCTGGTATTACAGGAAGTGGATGCTTGCGGCCTTATTCCCCTCCTGACTTTAAAGGGCGGCGAAGTAGAGTTTCTCGAAACCGTCCTGACCCCGGAATCCCCGGCCGCCCATGTGGCCGTCAAGGATCTCGTCCTGCCGGAACAGTGCCTGCTAATGGCTATCCTGCGCCAGGAGGACCTGATCTTCCCCCGTGGCGATGTCGTTTTGTTACCCGGGGACCAGGTCATCGCTGCCGCCAGGGCGGAAGAGGTGGAAGCCCTGCGCGTGGCTCTCCTGGGAAGTGCCTAGAGAGTCCATAAATATTTAAGGGAAGGGGCGTTGGCCTCTTCCCTTTTTAATTCGCCGTAGCGGTCGCGTTCTCCCTACGAACCCCAGCATTCTACTCGACAAAATACTGGTCTAGGCTGGGGCTGGAGACTGGATCCCCAACCCCTAAAAGCCGTAGTTTATTCCCGTTGCCACCATTAGATAAACATGGCGGCCAGGACCAGGGTAATGGTGCTGATAAGCTTTACTAGGACGTGCAGGGATGGCCCGGCAGTGTCTTTAAAGGGATCGCCCACGGTGTCACCGACTACACCGGCTTTATGGGCTTCAGAACCCTTACCGCCGTAATTGCCCAGTTCGATGTACTTCTTGGCATTATCCCAGGCTCCGCCGCCGTTGTTGAGGAACAGGGCCATTATTACCCCGGTGATGGTACCGACCATTAAGAAGGCCGCCGCGGCTTCCGCTTTTAAAACCAGCCCGACTATAATGGGGGTAACGACCGCAATGATGCCGGGAAGGATCATTTCCTTCAGGGCGCCGCGAGTAACAATATCCACACAGGTGCCGTATTCCGGTTTAGCAGTACCCTCCATGATGCCTGGGATCTCCTTGAACTGGCGCCTGACCTCCAGGATGACATACTGGGCGGCATTGCTCACCGCCCTGATGGCGGTGGAACTAAAGAGGAAGACCATCATGGCGGCAATAAAGGCGCCGACAAAGACCTCCGGTTTACCGATATCCACCGGGAAGTTACCCTTGATGTTCAGGGCCAGCTTGACCTCGTCGATGTAGGCCGAGAATAGCAGGAAGGTGGCCAGGGCGGCACTGCCGATGGCATACCCCTTGGTCAGGGCTTTGGTGGTATTGCCCGAGGCGTCCAGGCGATCCGTGCGCTGGCGCACCTCTTCCGGCGCCCCGGACATCTCAACAATACCGCCGGCGTTATCAGTAATGGGGCCGTAGGTATCCATGGCCAGGATGTAGGCTGCCGTGCTGAGCATGCCCATGGTCGCTACCGCCGTACCGTAGAGACCGCCGCCGGGCAGGCCGCTCTGTTGCCCCAGCCAGTAAGCGCCGAGGATGGCCAGGGAGATAAAGACAACCGGCAGGGCTGTGCTTTCAAAACCAACGGCCACACCGGAAATTATATTGGTGGCCGGCCCGGTTAAGGAGGCGCGGGCAATCTCCTTGACCGGCCGGTAACTATAGGAAGTGTAGTACTGGGTGATAAGGACAAAGATAAAACTGAGGACAATACCGATGAGGGCGGCACCGTAGAAGTAAAGGAAATTAACGCCCGGGCCGCTCAGCATGGCATGACTGATGGGGTATAAAAAGATCATCGCCACAATGCTGGTCACGATGTAGCCCCGGTTTAAAGCAGCCATGGGATCCTGGTTTTCCTCGGCATGCACAAAAAACATCCCGATTATGGAGGCAATAATTCCTGCCGCCCGGGCGACCAGGGGGAAGATAATACCATTGATGCCGAAAACCGGGAACAGGGCGATGCCCAGGATCATGGCGCCGATATTTTCGGCCGCTGTCGATTCAAAGAGGTCGGCGCCACGGCCGGCGCAATCGCCGACATTATCACCAACCAGGTCGGCCACCACGGCCGGGTTGCGCGGGTCGTCTTCCGGGATACCAGCTTCCACTTTGCCTACCAGGTCGGCACCGACGTCGGCGGCCTTGGTATAAATACCGCCACCCAGCTGGGCAAAAAGGGCGACAAAACTGGCGCCAAAACCGAAGCCGACAATACTTAAGGGCGCCCGGGTGGGATTGGCTGCGCCGCCAAAGGCGTAAAACAGGATGGTTACGCCCAGGAGGGAGAGGGCCGTAACCGCCAGGCCGGTGACCGCCCCGCCGCGGAAGGCTACGGTCAGGGCACTGTTCATGCTTTTTCGTGCCCCTGCCGCTACCCGGAGGTTAGCGTTTACCGCTACATACATGCCAATATAGCCAGACAGGGCCGAGGCAAAGGCACCAGTAATGAAAGCTATAGCTGTATGGTACTGGCGGGTGAGGAGGGCCAGTAGTACGGCCACGATGATGGCCAGACCGGCAATGGTACGATACTGGCGGTTCAGGAAGGCCATAGCCCCTTCCCGGATAGCGGCGGCAATACTTTGCATCTCTTTAGGTCCAGTGTCTTCTTTAAGAACACTGGAGGTCATATAAATGGCAACAAGCACGCCCAGAATTCCGCCTACTGGAATAATTGGAAACAGCTCCATCTCGCTTATCCCCTCATTTCCTGTGAATTGATCTCTGAGAGTGTCGCGACCGCTGACGTTTGGCGGCTACGGCCGGTAGAAAAATTCAGTATCTACACCCGGCCAGTATATAATTTTACCCCTTTTCCTGGTCTATCAACCCTCTTTACTTATGTATTTCAAGGCCCCGGGGCACCTCGGGGCCTTTTGCACGGCTTCCCGGTTGAACTATTTCTTTAACCAGGACATCATTTCCCGGAGCTGGTTGCCAACCTGCTCGATGAGCTGTTCCCGCTCCTTCTTCCTGTAAGCGCTGAAACTGGGGCGACCGGCCTGGTTTTCCAGGATCCATTCCCGGGCGAAGGTCCCGTCCTGGATCTCCTTGAGGATTTCTTTCATAGTTGTCTTAACATGATCATCAATGATGCGCGGTCCCCGGGTGACATCCCCGTATTCGGCCGTATCGCTGATGGAGTAGCGCATATTCTTGATGCCGCCCTCATAGATCAGGTCAACAATCAGCTTTAGTTCATGCAAGCACTCAAAGTAGGCAATCTCCGGTTGGTAACCGGCGTCTACCAGGGTCTGGAAACCGGCTTTGATCAGAGCAGTGGCGCCGCCACAGAGGACAGCCTGTTCGCCAAAGAGGTCTGTTTCCGTTTCCTCTTTAAAGGTAGTCTCGATAACCCCGGCGCGGGTGGCCCCGATTCCCTTGGCATAAGCCAGGCCAATATCCTTCGCCCGGCCACTGGCGTCCTGGTAAATGGCAATCAGGGCCGGAACTCCCTGACCCTCGACATAGGTCCGGCGTACCAGGTGACCGGGGCCCTTGGGGGCAACCATAATTACATCTACGTCGGCCGGAGGTAAAATCTGGTTAAAGTGGATATTGAATCCGTGAGAAAACATCAAAACTTTGCCACCCCTGAGGTAGGGGGCGATCTCTTCGCGATAAACCCGGGCCTGGGTTTCATCCGGGAGCAGGATCTGGATAATGTCAGCCTCGGCGGCAGCCTCAGCTACCGTCTTAACCTCCAGGCCGGCGGCCTGGGCTGCTTCCCGGGATTTACTCTCCGGGCGCAGGCCGACCACCACGTCCAGGCCGCTGTCCTTTAAATTTTGCGCCTGGGAGTGTCCCTGGCTACCGTAACCCATGACGGCAATCTTTTTGCCCTTCAGGATGCTTAAATCAGCATCCTGATCATAATAAACAACTGCCACTTCGCTCCTGACCGGTAAAAAGATGGTCAGGAATTCACCTCCTGATGATGGTATTAAACCTAGTTATTCGCAACTGATGCGGAAATTCCTGCCTGGTCCACAAAAATCCTACCCTTTTTGTACTAGTATTCGATTCCTTGCCGCGCTTTTATCCCCTTTTCGTAGGGGTGCTTTACCTGGCGCATCTCAGTGACCAGGTCGGCGGCAGCGATAACCCCGGCCGGGGCATTGCGGCCGGTAAGGACGACTTCCACCTGCGGCGGTCGCTCCTGCAGGAAACCCAGAACCTCTTCTTCCTTGAGGAGGCCAAAAAAGAGAGCGTTATTTATCTCGTCCAGGATGAGGATATCTACCGTGCCGCTAAGCATAGCCTCCCTGGCGCAGGCCAGGGCCGCCGCTGCCTGATCGTAATCCTCCGGCCGGGCGCCGCCCCGGTGAATAAAGCCTTTGCGACCGAAGGTTTTAACCTCGATCTCTGGCGCCAGGCGCCGGAAAGAGCGGTGTTCGCCATAGTCGGGGGTCTTCATAAATTGAATGATGAGTACTTTGAGGCCATGGCCCGCTGCCCGCAGGGCCAGGCCAAAGGCTGCTGTGCTCTTACCCTTGGCCTCACCGGTGTAGACCTGGACCAATCCCTGTTCTAAACCCATTACTTTCCCTCCCGAGTCATTTATCTCCATTCTACCATGTTAAGGACCTCCTGGCGAGGTGAACATATCCCCTGCTTCCACCTATATTTCTGGCAAGAGCAGCGGACCCCGTGGTGGGCTCCCGTTGAGACTATTTTAATCCTACCAGGCGGTAGAGGCCTTCAACCTCGGCCGGGGTCAGGTGGCGGTAAGTACCAGGTTTTAAGCCTGCCAGGGTCAGAAAAGCCAGACGGGTACGCCGTAGGTGCAAAACGGGGTGGCCAACCGCCGCCAGCATGCGCCGCACCTCCCGGTTGCGGCCTTCCCTGATAGTAAGCTCCAGCAGGGCTTCGCTTTTCCCGGCCCGGCGTAAATGCACCCGGGCTGGGGCTGTAGGGCCGTCTTCCAGGTTGACACCGCGGCCTAAATGGGCGATAGTATTAGCATCGGGCAGGCCCCGGACCAGGGCCAGGTAGGTTTTGTTCACCCCGTAACGGGGGTGGGTCAGGCGCAGGGTGAGTTCACCATCGTTGGTCAGCAACAATAAACCCTCGGTGGCATAATCCAGGCGGCCGACGGGATATAATCTAGCGGGAATATCCCGCACCAGGTCGGTAACCTTGGGCCGGCCGCGGGGGTCGGCGGCGGTCGTTACATAACCGGCCGGCTTATAGAGCAGGACGTAGTATTTCTTCTCCGTCAATCCTACCGGCCGGCCGTCGACAGCCACCCTGTCCTTCCCGGGCTCTACCTGGACGCCCATGGCTGTTATCACCTGGCCGTTAACCCGCACCCGCCCGGCCCGGATTAGCTCCTCGGCCCGGCGCCGGGAAGCCACCCCGGCCAGGGCCAGGTATTTCTGCAAACGCATTGTTGCCTCCAGCTTTACTTCGCAAGGACTCTCATGCAGGGGTTTGTTACCTACCATTTTAACGGGAGGCCCGAAAATTGTCCAGGAAGTGCTGTTTTTTACTGCTGGCCTTTTTTATGGCCCTGGTTTTTCTCCTATTAGCTGCCGCCATCAAACAACCTGGAATCCAGCACCTGGATGAACAGGCCCTCAAGTGGCTCATGGTTTACCGCAACCCGGCAGCTACTATCTTTTTCAAAGGGATCACCTTTTTTGGCACCTCCATCTTCTTTTTCCCGGCAACCGCCATCCTGGGGATAACCCTAATCCTGGGACGAGATTTCCAGGGTTTCGCCGCCCTGCTCATTACCATGAACGGCGCCTGGGCCCTGATGGAAGGGCTAAAGGCCCTTTACCAGCGGCCCCGCCCCACCCTGGGTCCCCTGGAACAGGTCTCCGGCTTTAGCTTCCCCAGCGGCCATGCCCTGATGGGGACGGTCTTCTTCGGCCTGCTGGCCCTGATGCTACTAAAAAAAATATTCCCCCGCCGGTGGCCTTCAGTCGTCCGGGGTACCATCGTTTTCCTGTTGTTGCTGGGCCTGAGCCGCCTATACCTGGGGGTCCACTATCCTACCGACATCCTGGCCGGCTATGCCGCCGGCCTGGCCGTCCTTTCCCTGTGCCGCCTCTGGTGGCCGTAATATATGGAGGAGGAAAATTTACGATGCCTTCGCTCCAGCTCACCATCAGTCAATATAATTCCCCGGTAGGCGTCCTGACAATCGTCACCAGTCCCTCCGGCATCTGCCGGCTGGCCTTTGCCAGCGAAGATAGCATAGCTACCCGGGCCTACTTGGCAAAGGTATTCCCTGGGTCAACCTTGACCAGCAACCCCGGGAACAACCTCGTCCAGGAAGCCTGCACCCAGCTGGATGCATACTTTGCCGGCCGGCGCCGGGCCTTTGACCTGCTCCTGGATCTCCACGGTACCCCCTTCCAGAAAGCAGTCTGGGCGGCCCTGCAGGGAATCCCCTATGGAACTACCTGTACCTACAGTGATCTGGCCAGAGCCATTGGCCGGCCCCAGGCGGTCCGGGCCACCGGTCAGGCCATCGGCAAAAACCCGGTGGGAATTATTATCCCCTGTCACCGGGTTATCGGCAAAGGCGGCCGGCTGGTGGGTTTCGGCGGCGGCCTGGCAGTCAAGGAACGGCTTCTGGCGTTAGAACATAATAATCACGAGAATCTAACTAAAAAGCAAATGGCAGATAACTACCGCCGCTAGCAGGCTGGAGATATCGGCAATCAGCCCCAGGGCCAGGGCGTAACGGTAGCGCCGTACCCCTACGGAACCAAAGTAAACGGTCAAAACATAGAAAGTTGTGTCGGTAGTCCCCTGCATAACTGAGGCCAGGAGGCCGATAAAGGAATCCGGGCCATAATTGCCAATCAACTCGGCTGCTATCCCTAGGGCACCGCCGCCGGACAGGGGCCGCATGAGCGCCAGGGGCAGGACTTCCCCAGGGATGCCCGCCAGGTGCAGGAAGGGGTTTAAGGCCCGGGCAAAGAGGTCCATGGCCCCGGAGGCCCGGAAAACGCTGATGGCCACCAGCATCCCTACCAGGAAGGGTATGATTTTGATGGCCACCTTAAAGCCGTCCTCGGCCCCGGCAGCGAAGGCTTCATAAACCGGCACCCCGCGCAGGTAGCCATAAAGGGGGATTAAAAAGAGAAGCACAGGAATGGCCCAGCGGGAGACGGTAATGAAAGCATCTGTCATGCCATCACCCCCCGTGCCCGCCATAGACACGGCGGAAGAGGCGATCAAACACCACGGCCATGACCATACTGAAGCCGGTGGCCAGGATCGTGGGAGCGACGATGATGGTCGGATCGGTGGAATTGGCCGCCGCCCGGATGCCGATAATGGTCGCCGGGATCAGGGTTAGGCAGCCGGTATTTAAGCCCAGAAAGGTGCACATGGCGGGGGTGGCTTCATCAGGGCGGGGATTCAGGGTTTGGAGCTCCTGCATGGCTTTAAGACCAAAGGGGGTGGCGGCATTACCCAGGCCCAGGATGTTGGCACTCATATTCATGATAATGGAGCCAATGGCGGGGTGGTCCCGGGGTATCTCGGGAAAAAGGTAGCGGGTAAAGGGGCGCAGAAGGCGCGCCAGGAGGGCCACCAGCCCGGCGTCCTCGGCAATCTTTAACAACCCCAACCACATGGCCATGAGGCCGATTAGCTCAAAGGCCAAGGTGACCGCCGTCTGGGCCGCCTCCAGGGAGGCTTCGGTGACGATCTCGATGTGGCCATTGATACCGGCCACCACGATACCTGCCAGGAGCATTAATAACCAGATGAGATTGACCACCGATTACCCCTCCATAAATTACCTCGCTTAGTAAGATTTATGAAGGGGTTAACCTTAATAGAACCGCAGTCAGGGCAGATTGCTGCAGACCGCTCCTAGCAACCCCAGCGCCCACCACGAAGGCTTGAAAATCTGTTCAGTTCATTCCTCCATCTCCTGGGGACGGAGAACCATTTTGGTCCGCACCGTGGCCGGGGTACCATTGCCGTTACCCTTCTGGGCCTTGCCTCTACCCAGGAGTTCCTGAATCCTCTCCAATACCTGGGGGGCGACATCAATAATCCGGTCGACTACGGCGTTGCCATCAACAGGTAACAGGCGTACCTGCTCCTTACCGACCACGAGAAAGCCAACCGGCTGGACAGAAACGCCGGCGCCGCTACCGCCGCCAAAGGGGAGTCCTTCCTTACTCCCCCCGCCACCCTCGGCGCTATCGGGTTCATACTCTGAGCCGCCGGCAGCGAAACCAGCCGTCACCCGGGATACAGGAACAATTACCTGGCCGTCCGGGGTTTCAATGGGATCCCCTACTACCGTATTGACATCAACCATATCCTTGATGCTTTCCATAGCCGTCTTCATCAGGGCTTCGATGGGATGTTCGGGCATTTTCTTTTGCTCCCCTCGCCTGCCGGATTGTTCCGAGGAGTAACCATAAAGAACGTAAACTAACGCTTATAATATGGCCCAAGCGAAAGGTTAGTATGCAGTTAAAATCCCCCATCAGGGCCGGAGCCGCAAACCGGGGGGTAACCTGCAGTTCTGGTTTTGAAAAATCCAGGCACGACCGGCGGCGGAGATTCTGGTACAGGCAGGCCAGCAAGGACCAGGCGCTGCCATAGACCAGGGCCGTGGTGGCCGGCTCCCCCGTCCCCACGGTCAGGTATACCCGCAGGCGCTGGCAGGTGGTCCGGGCGAAAAAGCGACGCCAGATAAGGTTCAGCCGCCGCAGGAAACCCAGCCACTGGGCCAAACGTCCCCTGGCGATAAAGCCCAGGGCCCGGCCTAGAGCCCCCAGTTCATTTCCAGGATGGCGAACCTCCAGCTCCCCCCCGGCCAGGGTTCCTTCCCCACCGGCCTGGAGCAGGGTTTCCAGGTGGAAAGGGGGCCATTCCGGCAACCAGTTACGAATCGAAGGGTTCTCTACTTCCCACAGGCCCCAGTCGCCGGGGAGGCTGAACTCCAGCCACAGGCTGTCATTATGATCCAGGCGACGGTAAGCCACCTCCAACCGCACCGGTACCAGGAGCAGGATTAGTCCCCCCGCCAGCAGACCGGCCAGCCAGGCCCAGAGCAAGCCATCACCCCCTCGGGGAGAAGTTTGTAAGTATTCTTCCACCGGGGGTGCATTTATACTACCACTACTTCTCTTTATCTCTCCGGGGCGGCGTAACCGGGCCGCCGGGCGTCCCGGTATCCCGGTCACCCTCTTGACCTGCGGCAACCTCTTCCAGGGGCGGCAGCTCCTGGAGGTCCTGCAGGCCGAAAAACTCCAGAAATTTGGGAGTAGTGCCGTACAAAACAGGTCGTCCCGGGGCGTCTTTACGGCCTACCTCCTGGACCAGGCCGCGGCTGAGGAGGGTGTTTAAAACGCCATCTACCTTAACTCCCCGGATATACTCCATTTCCCCCCTGGTTACCGGCTGGCGGTAGGCAATAATGGCCAGGGTTTCCAGGGCCGCCCGGGATAAAGCCGGCAGCTCTGGGCGCAGGAGGGTTTCCACGTAAGGGGCATATTCGGGCCGGGTACACATCTGGTAGCCGCCCGCCACGGGACGGACCTGCAGGCCCCGGCCCTCTTGCTCATAAAGCTCGCGTAACTCTGCCGCCAGCTCGTCGACGTCGGCGGGACTGACGCCCAGGCACGAGGCCAGGGTCGCCGTAGTTAATGGCCCGCCAGCTACAAAAAGCAGGCACTCCAGGGCGGCCCGCAGGTTGTCACTAAATAATAGGGGCAATGGGAATCACCTTGCTGCCTTAAGGGGCAGTAATTGGACCTCAATATTACCGAAATTAACCTTCTGTTCCAGGGCTATCCGTCCCCGGCGAGCCAGTTCCAGCAGGGCCAGGAAGGTCAATGCTACTTCCAGGCGGGTCGGCCGGTCACTCAAGAGGCCTTCCAGGCTGAGGGATTTTTCCTGGTGCAGGCGGCGCCAGATATGACGCACCTGGCCGGCCAGGGTAAAAGCCGGGCGGGGTATGACCCGGGGCTCGTCTACTTCCCTGTTCTGCCCCTTCCTGGCCAGGATGCGACCCAGGGCCCGGGCCAGGTCCAGGGGGGTAACACCCTCCAGGGGGTTAACACCGGCCATGGTCCGGGCCACAGCCTCCTGATCCCTGGGCCGGGTAAAGATCAGGGCCCCGGCGGCGGCCAGTTCACCCAGGTGTTCGGCCGCCCCTTTATAACAGCGGTAAGTCAACAGGCGCTCGGCCAGGGCCCGGGCCGATTCCTCAGTATCCTCCTCTTCCGGCTCGTCCTCAGCCGGGCGTTGCAGCAGCAACCTGGCCTTCAGGGCCAGGAGTTCCGCCCCCAGGACCAGAAACTCGCTGGCCCATTCCAGATCCAGTTCTTCGACCTCGCCCAGATACTCCAGGTACTGGGCCGTAACCTCTGCTACCGGGATGGCCTGGACGTCGATTTCCTGCTTTTCGATCAGGGTGAGGAGGAGGTCCAGGGGGCCCTGAAAGACATCCAGGCGTACGTTACCCAGCATCCGCCCCCTCCCTGAAGGATTTACTCCCCCCGACCTCATGGATCGCCCATGGCCAGCGCTCACACGAAGGCCAGGCCGCTGGCAGTAATAATTAAATTAAGGACCAGGTTGACCAGGGGGCCCAGGATATGACCAATTATCCCGGTAGCTATCAGGAGCAATAAAATCAGGGTACCGTAACTCTCCAGCCGGTAAACAGCCGCTGCTCCTTCCGGGGGCAGGATGCCGGCCAGGACCCGGGAGCCGTCCAGGGGCGGTACGGGAATCAGGTTGAAAACGGCCAGGACCACGTTATAACCCACCAGCAGGTTTAAAAAGGTCTGCAGCCATAAGCCGCCCAGATTCATCCGTAGCAAGATATTCAGGAGCACGGCGGCCAGATAGCCCAGGACCAG
Proteins encoded in this region:
- the ilvC gene encoding ketol-acid reductoisomerase, with translation MAVVYYDQDADLSILKGKKIAVMGYGSQGHSQAQNLKDSGLDVVVGLRPESKSREAAQAAGLEVKTVAEAAAEADIIQILLPDETQARVYREEIAPYLRGGKVLMFSHGFNIHFNQILPPADVDVIMVAPKGPGHLVRRTYVEGQGVPALIAIYQDASGRAKDIGLAYAKGIGATRAGVIETTFKEETETDLFGEQAVLCGGATALIKAGFQTLVDAGYQPEIAYFECLHELKLIVDLIYEGGIKNMRYSISDTAEYGDVTRGPRIIDDHVKTTMKEILKEIQDGTFAREWILENQAGRPSFSAYRKKEREQLIEQVGNQLREMMSWLKK
- the cobO gene encoding cob(I)yrinic acid a,c-diamide adenosyltransferase, whose amino-acid sequence is MGLEQGLVQVYTGEAKGKSTAAFGLALRAAGHGLKVLIIQFMKTPDYGEHRSFRRLAPEIEVKTFGRKGFIHRGGARPEDYDQAAAALACAREAMLSGTVDILILDEINNALFFGLLKEEEVLGFLQERPPQVEVVLTGRNAPAGVIAAADLVTEMRQVKHPYEKGIKARQGIEY
- a CDS encoding pseudouridine synthase, which produces MRLQKYLALAGVASRRRAEELIRAGRVRVNGQVITAMGVQVEPGKDRVAVDGRPVGLTEKKYYVLLYKPAGYVTTAADPRGRPKVTDLVRDIPARLYPVGRLDYATEGLLLLTNDGELTLRLTHPRYGVNKTYLALVRGLPDANTIAHLGRGVNLEDGPTAPARVHLRRAGKSEALLELTIREGRNREVRRMLAAVGHPVLHLRRTRLAFLTLAGLKPGTYRHLTPAEVEGLYRLVGLK
- a CDS encoding phosphatase PAP2 family protein is translated as MSRKCCFLLLAFFMALVFLLLAAAIKQPGIQHLDEQALKWLMVYRNPAATIFFKGITFFGTSIFFFPATAILGITLILGRDFQGFAALLITMNGAWALMEGLKALYQRPRPTLGPLEQVSGFSFPSGHALMGTVFFGLLALMLLKKIFPRRWPSVVRGTIVFLLLLGLSRLYLGVHYPTDILAGYAAGLAVLSLCRLWWP
- a CDS encoding methylated-DNA--[protein]-cysteine S-methyltransferase, with protein sequence MPSLQLTISQYNSPVGVLTIVTSPSGICRLAFASEDSIATRAYLAKVFPGSTLTSNPGNNLVQEACTQLDAYFAGRRRAFDLLLDLHGTPFQKAVWAALQGIPYGTTCTYSDLARAIGRPQAVRATGQAIGKNPVGIIIPCHRVIGKGGRLVGFGGGLAVKERLLALEHNNHENLTKKQMADNYRR
- a CDS encoding spore maturation protein, which encodes MTDAFITVSRWAIPVLLFLIPLYGYLRGVPVYEAFAAGAEDGFKVAIKIIPFLVGMLVAISVFRASGAMDLFARALNPFLHLAGIPGEVLPLALMRPLSGGGALGIAAELIGNYGPDSFIGLLASVMQGTTDTTFYVLTVYFGSVGVRRYRYALALGLIADISSLLAAVVICHLLFS
- a CDS encoding nucleoside recognition domain-containing protein, with protein sequence MVNLIWLLMLLAGIVVAGINGHIEIVTEASLEAAQTAVTLAFELIGLMAMWLGLLKIAEDAGLVALLARLLRPFTRYLFPEIPRDHPAIGSIIMNMSANILGLGNAATPFGLKAMQELQTLNPRPDEATPAMCTFLGLNTGCLTLIPATIIGIRAAANSTDPTIIVAPTILATGFSMVMAVVFDRLFRRVYGGHGG
- the ytfJ gene encoding GerW family sporulation protein — protein: MPEHPIEALMKTAMESIKDMVDVNTVVGDPIETPDGQVIVPVSRVTAGFAAGGSEYEPDSAEGGGGSKEGLPFGGGSGAGVSVQPVGFLVVGKEQVRLLPVDGNAVVDRIIDVAPQVLERIQELLGRGKAQKGNGNGTPATVRTKMVLRPQEMEE